In one Rhopalosiphum padi isolate XX-2018 chromosome 3, ASM2088224v1, whole genome shotgun sequence genomic region, the following are encoded:
- the LOC132928078 gene encoding synaptosomal-associated protein 25 isoform X1, with protein sequence MPAPTKSNAAMSPDGGAPQPAVPKTELQELQMKAGEVTDESLESTRRMLALCEESKEAGIRTLVALDDQGEQLDRIEEGMDQINADMKEAEKNLTGMEKCCGICVLPCNKSASFKEDEGTWRGNDDGKVVNNQPQRVMDERNGMGAQGGYIAKITNDARENEMEENMGQVNTMIGNLRNMALDMGSELENQNRQVSRINMKAGSNETRISVANQRAHELLK encoded by the exons ATGCCTGCTCCAACAAAATCAAACGCAGCGATGTCACCAGATGGTGGAGCACCACAACCTGCTGTACCAAAAACTGAACTTCAAGAACTGCAAATGAAAGCTGGCGAAGTAACAGATGAA TCACTCGAAAGCACCAGGAGAATGTTAGCTCTATGTGAAGag AGCAAGGAGGCTGGAATAAGGACATTAGTTGCACTCGATGACCAGGGAG AACAATTGGACAGGATTGAAGAAGGTATGGATCAGATTAATGCTGACATGAAAGAGGCAGAAAAGAACCTGACTGGCATGGAAAAATGTTGTGGAATATGTGTGCTGCCTTGTAACAA ATCAGCTTCATTTAAAGAAGATGAAGGTACGTGGCGAGGTAATGATGATGGTAAAGTGGTTAACAACCAACCACAGCGTGTAATGGATGAACGTAATGGAATGGGTGCCCAAGGAGGTTATATagcaaa aataacaaATGATGCTCGAGAAAATGAAATGGAAGAAAATATGGGTCAAGTTAATACTATGATTGGAAATCTTCGTAATATGGCATTGGATATGGGAAGCGAATTGGAGAATCAGAATAGACAAGTTTCACGAATAAACATGAag
- the LOC132928078 gene encoding synaptosomal-associated protein 25 isoform X2, with protein sequence MPAPTKSNAAMSPDGGAPQPAVPKTELQELQMKAGEVTDESLESTRRMLALCEESVDVGTKTVETLHIQGEQLDRIEEGMDQINADMKEAEKNLTGMEKCCGICVLPCNKSASFKEDEGTWRGNDDGKVVNNQPQRVMDERNGMGAQGGYIAKITNDARENEMEENMGQVNTMIGNLRNMALDMGSELENQNRQVSRINMKAGSNETRISVANQRAHELLK encoded by the exons ATGCCTGCTCCAACAAAATCAAACGCAGCGATGTCACCAGATGGTGGAGCACCACAACCTGCTGTACCAAAAACTGAACTTCAAGAACTGCAAATGAAAGCTGGCGAAGTAACAGATGAA TCACTCGAAAGCACCAGGAGAATGTTAGCTCTATGTGAAGag agtGTAGATGTTGGCACAAAAACCGTAGAAACTTTGCACATACAAGGCG AACAATTGGACAGGATTGAAGAAGGTATGGATCAGATTAATGCTGACATGAAAGAGGCAGAAAAGAACCTGACTGGCATGGAAAAATGTTGTGGAATATGTGTGCTGCCTTGTAACAA ATCAGCTTCATTTAAAGAAGATGAAGGTACGTGGCGAGGTAATGATGATGGTAAAGTGGTTAACAACCAACCACAGCGTGTAATGGATGAACGTAATGGAATGGGTGCCCAAGGAGGTTATATagcaaa aataacaaATGATGCTCGAGAAAATGAAATGGAAGAAAATATGGGTCAAGTTAATACTATGATTGGAAATCTTCGTAATATGGCATTGGATATGGGAAGCGAATTGGAGAATCAGAATAGACAAGTTTCACGAATAAACATGAag
- the LOC132928078 gene encoding synaptosomal-associated protein 25 isoform X3: protein MPAPTKSNAAMSPDGGAPQPAVPKTELQELQMKAGEVTDESLESTRRMLALCEESHEVGMKSLVMLDEQGEQLDRIEEGMDQINADMKEAEKNLTGMEKCCGICVLPCNKSASFKEDEGTWRGNDDGKVVNNQPQRVMDERNGMGAQGGYIAKITNDARENEMEENMGQVNTMIGNLRNMALDMGSELENQNRQVSRINMKAGSNETRISVANQRAHELLK, encoded by the exons ATGCCTGCTCCAACAAAATCAAACGCAGCGATGTCACCAGATGGTGGAGCACCACAACCTGCTGTACCAAAAACTGAACTTCAAGAACTGCAAATGAAAGCTGGCGAAGTAACAGATGAA TCACTCGAAAGCACCAGGAGAATGTTAGCTCTATGTGAAGag agCCATGAAGTCGGGATGAAATCTCTTGTGATGTTGGATGAACAAGGGG AACAATTGGACAGGATTGAAGAAGGTATGGATCAGATTAATGCTGACATGAAAGAGGCAGAAAAGAACCTGACTGGCATGGAAAAATGTTGTGGAATATGTGTGCTGCCTTGTAACAA ATCAGCTTCATTTAAAGAAGATGAAGGTACGTGGCGAGGTAATGATGATGGTAAAGTGGTTAACAACCAACCACAGCGTGTAATGGATGAACGTAATGGAATGGGTGCCCAAGGAGGTTATATagcaaa aataacaaATGATGCTCGAGAAAATGAAATGGAAGAAAATATGGGTCAAGTTAATACTATGATTGGAAATCTTCGTAATATGGCATTGGATATGGGAAGCGAATTGGAGAATCAGAATAGACAAGTTTCACGAATAAACATGAag